In Marinitoga sp. 38H-ov, the following proteins share a genomic window:
- a CDS encoding HTH domain-containing protein: MGANERWMQIIEVLCRRRQDTMKNLAFEFGVTERTIRNDINILSLSYPIETIRGNGGGVRIMDCYKLNQKYLKPEQEELLRRLSIQLSGNDLAIMNSIIKDFALKA, translated from the coding sequence ATAGGGGCAAATGAAAGGTGGATGCAAATAATAGAAGTATTGTGCAGAAGAAGGCAGGATACAATGAAGAATTTAGCTTTTGAGTTTGGAGTTACAGAAAGAACTATTAGAAATGACATAAATATCCTATCACTTTCTTACCCTATAGAAACCATTCGAGGAAATGGTGGTGGGGTTAGGATTATGGATTGTTACAAATTAAACCAAAAGTATCTAAAACCTGAACAAGAAGAGTTATTAAGGAGATTAAGCATACAGTTATCAGGTAATGACCTTGCCATAATGAATAGTATTATCAAAGACTTTGCTCTGAAAGCATAA
- a CDS encoding helix-turn-helix transcriptional regulator produces MDMELATLIKEGSYIYVDSHFVLKHPKYVTRDENGFTILTNYARTHMEECCLVFELSIKSVFKERYHSECFLNRDKGSNIDFDLKFNNGFQYANKEKRMEILSEILEEEARIFNELPNSYTKALEMVIKWRGVTYKELEEITFLKDKTISRIVNGKTNGSIESLILICLALNLPPMISNHIISKSPHSLNLNNKDHQWYNFVLTTQYTKSMDEIRQFLNQCGAKPL; encoded by the coding sequence ATGGATATGGAATTAGCTACTTTGATAAAAGAAGGAAGTTATATATATGTAGATTCACACTTTGTTTTAAAGCATCCAAAATATGTAACAAGGGATGAAAATGGATTTACAATATTAACTAATTATGCACGAACTCACATGGAAGAGTGCTGTTTAGTTTTTGAACTATCAATTAAATCTGTATTTAAGGAAAGATATCATAGTGAGTGTTTTCTAAATCGTGATAAGGGGTCAAATATAGATTTTGATTTAAAATTTAATAATGGATTTCAATATGCAAATAAAGAAAAAAGGATGGAAATACTATCAGAAATTTTAGAGGAAGAAGCAAGAATTTTTAATGAACTACCCAATAGTTATACTAAAGCTCTTGAAATGGTCATTAAATGGAGAGGTGTAACATATAAGGAATTAGAAGAGATAACATTTCTTAAAGATAAAACAATAAGTAGAATTGTAAATGGTAAAACTAATGGCTCAATTGAATCATTAATTTTAATTTGTCTTGCACTAAACCTTCCACCAATGATAAGTAACCATATTATTAGTAAATCTCCACATTCACTAAATTTAAACAATAAAGATCATCAGTGGTATAATTTTGTATTAACTACCCAATATACAAAATCAATGGATGAAATTAGACAATTTTTAAATCAATGTGGTGCAAAACCACTATAA
- a CDS encoding ImmA/IrrE family metallo-endopeptidase, giving the protein MLVLFFVDPKAYFLRNLGSVNNTIVHECVHWALHRKAFELERLYNTNVNKIKCQVVGGIKDSNKDATDWMEWQANALTPRIQMPISTFKSKAFELIKKYKQVLQTEEIIDVMEPVIDELALFFGVSRLASKIRMIDVGYEEDIGTFTYIDGHYVKPHFLKKDF; this is encoded by the coding sequence ATGCTCGTACTATTTTTTGTAGATCCAAAAGCATACTTTCTACGTAACCTTGGATCTGTTAATAATACCATTGTACATGAATGTGTTCACTGGGCTTTACATAGAAAAGCATTTGAATTAGAAAGGCTATATAATACCAATGTTAATAAAATAAAATGCCAAGTAGTAGGTGGGATAAAAGATAGTAATAAAGATGCCACCGACTGGATGGAATGGCAGGCAAATGCTCTTACACCAAGGATTCAAATGCCAATTTCAACATTTAAATCAAAGGCTTTTGAACTTATAAAGAAATATAAACAGGTGTTACAAACAGAAGAAATAATAGATGTAATGGAACCGGTTATTGATGAATTGGCTTTATTTTTTGGTGTTTCAAGATTAGCATCAAAAATACGTATGATAGATGTTGGATATGAAGAGGATATTGGTACTTTCACTTATATAGATGGCCATTATGTTAAGCCACATTTTTTAAAAAAGGATTTTTAA
- a CDS encoding bifunctional DNA primase/polymerase, with protein MNDINLVLAEELERLAAEYAKRGFKIVILHGIDKNGNCTCHKGKNCKSSGKHPIYKNWEEKAMTDEDETLEEFKKHPNANIGFLTGEGYFVLDIDTKNNGYESLKSFSELKKTVSVKTGSGGSHHYFKIPEGVYIPNKVGILPGVDIRSRGGLVVVPGSVHKNGNIMNG; from the coding sequence ATGAACGATATAAATTTAGTGCTTGCAGAAGAATTAGAAAGGCTTGCAGCAGAATACGCAAAGAGAGGATTTAAAATAGTTATACTTCATGGAATTGATAAAAATGGTAACTGTACATGCCATAAAGGGAAAAACTGCAAAAGTAGTGGTAAACATCCTATATATAAAAATTGGGAAGAGAAAGCTATGACAGATGAAGATGAAACATTAGAAGAGTTTAAAAAACATCCCAATGCAAATATAGGGTTTTTAACAGGAGAAGGATATTTTGTTTTAGACATAGATACCAAAAATAACGGATATGAGAGTTTAAAAAGTTTTAGTGAGTTAAAAAAGACAGTATCAGTGAAAACAGGTAGCGGCGGTAGCCATCATTATTTCAAGATACCAGAAGGGGTATATATACCAAATAAAGTAGGGATACTGCCAGGAGTAGACATAAGGTCAAGGGGCGGGCTTGTAGTTGTACCTGGGAGTGTTCATAAAAATGGAAATATTATGAATGGATAG